In Citrus sinensis cultivar Valencia sweet orange chromosome 2, DVS_A1.0, whole genome shotgun sequence, a single genomic region encodes these proteins:
- the LOC102607217 gene encoding octanoyltransferase LIP2, mitochondrial isoform X3, producing the protein MKVPRSLQIWRLGIVNYSDALKLQEKLVSDRKIHKISDTLLSLQHPPTYTLGKRRTDHNLLISEAELKKLGAELHYTQRGGDITFHGPHQAILYPIISLRDIGLGARNYVEKLESTMIEIASLYGVKACPGQKGETGIWVGDRKIGAIGVRIQYGITSHGLAFNIDPDLNYFKHIVPCGIADKDVTSLRRETGIPLPAEDVIHEQLVSCFARQFGYDSLIWKDNVSILSDN; encoded by the coding sequence ATGAAAGTTCCACGGAGTTTACAGATCTGGAGACTGGGCATTGTCAACTACTCCGATGCACTTAAGCTGCAGGAAAAACTGGTCTCTGATAGAAAAATTCATAAGATTTCTGATACCCTCTTGTCCCTTCAGCATCCACCCACGTATACCCTTGGAAAACGGCGTACggatcataatttattaatttctgaGGCTGAACTGAAAAAGTTAGGAGCTGAACTTCATTACACTCAGAGAGGAGGAGACATTACATTTCATGGTCCCCACCAAGCAATTCTGTATCCCATTATTTCCCTTCGTGATATTGGACTTGGTGCTCGAAATTATGTGGAGAAACTTGAGTCAACTATGATTGAAATAGCATCACTATATGGAGTTAAAGCTTGCCCTGGACAAAAGGGTGAGACAGGAATTTGGGTTGGAGATAGAAAGATAGGTGCAATTGGAGTTCGGATACAATATGGAATTACTTCCCATGGGTTGGCATTCAACATAGATCCTGATTTGAACTATTTTAAGCATATCGTGCCTTGTGGGATTGCAGATAAAGATGTCACATCTTTGAGAAGGGAGACAGGTATTCCGCTTCCTGCTGAAGATGTAATTCATGAGCAGTTAGTTTCTTGTTTTGCTAGACAGTTTGGCTATGATAGTCTTATCTGGAAGGATAATGTCTCAATATTGTCAGATAATTAG
- the LOC112496092 gene encoding germacrene A synthase-like, producing MTRSVKALTIQNYLDQNLAKHINDALEQPLHMGVPRIEAHKFIPFYEHDDSKNDTLLKFAKLDFNRVQLPHQQELAYITRWDINCISELPEYMKPLFSALSNPFDELNNELAEEGRSYSVSFTKDMMKGVARAYFVEAQWFHEGYMPPFDERMSNAIVTGTCFLDPAAAYIGLGRHCRN from the exons ATGACCAGAAGTGTGAAAGCTttaacaattcaaaattacTTGGACCAAAATTTGGCAAAACATATAAATGATGCCCTTGAGCAGCCCCTGCACATGGGTGTGCCGAGAATTGAGGCACACAAATTTATCCCATTCTATGAGCACGACGACTCTAAAAATGACACTCTACTCAAGTTTGCAAAATTGGATTTCAATCGGGTACAATTGCCACACCAACAAGAGTTGGCTTACATCACAAG GTGGGACATCAATTGCATTAGCGAATTGCCAGAGTATATGAAACCTCTTTTTAGCGCTCTCTCGAATCCCTTCGACGAATTGAACAATGAATTGGCTGAGGAAGGAAGATCTTACAGCGTCTCTTTCACAAAGGATATG ATGAAAGGAGTTGCGAGAGCCTATTTTGTGGAGGCGCAATGGTTCCACGAAGGATATATGCCACCATTTGATGAGCGCATGAGCAATGCAATAGTCACAGGCACTTGTTTTTTAGATCCCGCTGCAGCATACATAGGATTGGGAAGACATTGCAGGAATTGA
- the LOC102607217 gene encoding octanoyltransferase LIP2, mitochondrial isoform X4, with translation MKVPRSLQIWRLGIVNYSDALKLQEKLVSDRKIHKISDTLLSLQHPPTYTLGKRRTDHNLLISEAELKKLGAELHYTQRGGDITFHGPHQAILYPIISLRDIGLGARNYVEKLESTMIEIASLYGVKACPGQKGETGIWVGDRKIGAIGVRIQYGITSHGLAFNIDPDLNYFKHIVPCGIADKDVTSLRRETGAVRIFNTLEPLDSHKKNFIKISIKPQLSGVP, from the exons ATGAAAGTTCCACGGAGTTTACAGATCTGGAGACTGGGCATTGTCAACTACTCCGATGCACTTAAGCTGCAGGAAAAACTGGTCTCTGATAGAAAAATTCATAAGATTTCTGATACCCTCTTGTCCCTTCAGCATCCACCCACGTATACCCTTGGAAAACGGCGTACggatcataatttattaatttctgaGGCTGAACTGAAAAAGTTAGGAGCTGAACTTCATTACACTCAGAGAGGAGGAGACATTACATTTCATGGTCCCCACCAAGCAATTCTGTATCCCATTATTTCCCTTCGTGATATTGGACTTGGTGCTCGAAATTATGTGGAGAAACTTGAGTCAACTATGATTGAAATAGCATCACTATATGGAGTTAAAGCTTGCCCTGGACAAAAGGGTGAGACAGGAATTTGGGTTGGAGATAGAAAGATAGGTGCAATTGGAGTTCGGATACAATATGGAATTACTTCCCATGGGTTGGCATTCAACATAGATCCTGATTTGAACTATTTTAAGCATATCGTGCCTTGTGGGATTGCAGATAAAGATGTCACATCTTTGAGAAGGGAGACAG GAGCAGTGAGAATCTTCAATACACTTGAACCTCTGGATAGTCATAAGAAAAACTTCATCAAAATCTCTATTAAACCTCAACTTTCAGG